CGATAGACATAGCTGCAAGTAGACACAGCACACCTTTTACCACGATAGTGGCAGACTCGAGCATGGAGAAAATTCCGCCGTTAGATAAAAAATCCATATAGCACCGAACCTTTTTTTTAGCGTCACCGTTTAGTTTAAGGAATACGCATTAAAAGAAAAAATACATTTATTTAATAATATTTCGCACTAACTCAGGCAAAATATCTTCAACAGCACCTTTAATAGTAATATCACTCATAGAAGAATAAGCCGATGAAACCTTATTAATTTCAACTATCTTTCCACCGTGATTTTTAACTCGCGGTGGGATTAAGCTTGCAGGAACGACTTCACCAGATGTTCCGATAACAAGCACAAGGTCAGCCTGATCAACTAGTTCAAACGCATCCTTATAGGCCTGAGATGGAATCTGCTCACCGAAAAAAACAATATCAGGTCGCACAATCCCTGAGCAGTCAGCACATCTAATTGGGAGCTTTTTATCATCAAATGTAATTACATCCCTAACTTTGTACTCAGCTAAACACTCTGAACAAAAGAAATGACTTAAATTACCATGAAATTCTATAACATTATCCGACCCTGCACGCTGATGCAGCCCATCTATATTTTGTGTAATAACGCCCTGAATCATTCCTGCGGCTTCAAGCTCAGATAGGGCAAAATGTGCTGGGTTAGGTTCACACTTGTGAACCATGCGGACCAATTCCAAAAGAAACTTCCAAACCGTTACAGGATTTGACTTTAAAGCCTTTACAGATGCTACTTTTTCAGGATCATGCTTAGACCAAACTCCGCCTGGACTACGAAAATCAGGTATCCCGCTTGCAACAGAAAAGCCTGCTCCTGTCATAACTACAGCGCATCTGGCATCTTTAATCAGCTTACCAGCCTTATCTAAGGCATCTCTGTCGTATTTATTTCTGTCAAACGCCATATTAATATATTACTTATTGTAAGAAATTATCTTAACTTAAGCGTTTCATTATCTTCTGTGCAAGCTGGCGAGAATTTTCCTCTGCCTGCTCATATTCCTGAGGACTCATACCTGCG
This genomic interval from Desulfovibrio sp. UCD-KL4C contains the following:
- a CDS encoding NAD-dependent deacylase; translation: MAFDRNKYDRDALDKAGKLIKDARCAVVMTGAGFSVASGIPDFRSPGGVWSKHDPEKVASVKALKSNPVTVWKFLLELVRMVHKCEPNPAHFALSELEAAGMIQGVITQNIDGLHQRAGSDNVIEFHGNLSHFFCSECLAEYKVRDVITFDDKKLPIRCADCSGIVRPDIVFFGEQIPSQAYKDAFELVDQADLVLVIGTSGEVVPASLIPPRVKNHGGKIVEINKVSSAYSSMSDITIKGAVEDILPELVRNIIK